The following are from one region of the Leptospira saintgironsiae genome:
- a CDS encoding oligosaccharide flippase family protein, translated as MLRLGSSLQFISESIGKLRTSGFIRSFFSVGFSKVIASLLNFIFMVYSVRILSKNENGIFQYYSGFLPILLAVAEFGLPTALVRFLSPMTEDKRKIGVLLASSLWVKWAALFLLVLVTSVAVYFLKENALAAFLLVFGSFVLSFNSYFESIFVSFGQYHALSIWYPLPNLIRILILYLADQFSDHALGHLDILGIFSVAPVFTIVLFFLLFPRGKLHWAGDKEEVRQQTRELISFNRYAFLASLFAIVSDRMELFFLNKYHSNEAVAAYGVALQPFSGFVILFSVLNSMIYPKLSRLTENKEFTSYLGKSILVAVVFALALGPWVFLGDWVFSALFSGKYPESVPIFHLLYPNYLFQLVFSPLGMALFALGQPRLLAILALVRLVFGLVLDNLLIPEYGTMGAAGAFFLGQIPSWFLLSGYFLAYYKPSSKQS; from the coding sequence ATGCTTCGCCTTGGATCCTCTCTACAGTTCATTTCCGAAAGTATCGGAAAATTACGGACCTCCGGATTCATACGTAGCTTTTTTTCAGTAGGGTTTTCCAAGGTAATCGCCTCCCTACTGAATTTTATCTTTATGGTTTATTCCGTTCGTATCTTGAGTAAAAACGAGAACGGGATCTTCCAATACTATTCCGGATTTCTGCCTATACTTTTAGCTGTGGCAGAATTTGGATTACCCACCGCCTTAGTACGTTTCCTTTCTCCAATGACGGAAGACAAAAGAAAGATTGGAGTGCTTCTTGCATCTTCTCTCTGGGTCAAATGGGCTGCATTATTTCTATTGGTGCTTGTTACAAGTGTTGCTGTTTATTTTTTAAAGGAGAATGCGCTGGCTGCATTTCTTCTCGTATTCGGTAGCTTTGTTCTTTCTTTTAATTCTTATTTCGAAAGTATATTTGTTTCTTTTGGACAATATCATGCGCTTTCTATTTGGTATCCTCTTCCAAACTTGATCCGCATTTTGATTTTGTATTTAGCAGATCAATTTTCGGACCATGCGCTCGGACATTTGGATATACTTGGGATCTTCTCCGTAGCTCCAGTTTTCACGATTGTGTTATTCTTCCTATTATTCCCGAGAGGAAAATTGCATTGGGCAGGTGATAAGGAAGAAGTCCGACAACAAACCAGAGAACTCATCTCTTTCAATCGTTATGCATTTTTAGCTTCTTTATTTGCAATTGTATCAGATAGGATGGAGTTATTTTTCCTGAATAAATACCATTCGAATGAGGCTGTAGCGGCTTACGGGGTGGCTTTACAACCATTCAGTGGATTTGTGATCTTATTTTCTGTATTAAATTCAATGATCTATCCTAAACTTTCTAGGCTAACGGAAAATAAGGAATTCACTAGTTATTTGGGCAAATCTATCTTAGTGGCTGTGGTATTTGCTCTGGCTTTAGGGCCTTGGGTGTTTTTAGGAGATTGGGTCTTCTCCGCATTATTCTCAGGAAAATATCCTGAATCAGTTCCTATATTCCATTTATTATATCCTAATTATCTATTCCAATTGGTATTTTCTCCACTCGGAATGGCATTATTTGCATTAGGACAACCTAGGTTACTTGCGATACTTGCTTTAGTTAGATTGGTCTTCGGCTTAGTTTTGGATAATCTTTTAATCCCTGAGTATGGAACGATGGGAGCAGCAGGAGCATTTTTCTTGGGACAAATTCCTTCTTGGTTCTTGCTTAGTGGTTATTTTTTAGCGTATTACAAACCTTCTTCCAAACAATCTTAG